From a region of the Thermodesulfovibrio thiophilus DSM 17215 genome:
- a CDS encoding Mut7-C RNAse domain-containing protein codes for MSLDKAIPRFVADVMLGSLSRWLRLFGFDTLYSNDFDDRELIKISIQDDRILLTRDHSLARSKLLKKVLLIHSDDIREQIKEVLSAVQCSSDLCSFKPRCPVCNGEIQRVEKDSIKALIPDYVVFVGHDFMVCISCGKIYWHGTHKKKIDELKRKILQEIDRTHKK; via the coding sequence TTGAGCTTAGATAAAGCAATACCGAGATTCGTAGCTGATGTAATGCTTGGAAGCCTGAGCCGATGGCTCAGGCTTTTTGGTTTTGATACTCTATACAGCAATGATTTTGATGATAGAGAATTGATAAAAATATCAATACAGGATGATAGAATCTTGCTAACCAGAGATCACTCTCTTGCCAGATCCAAACTATTAAAAAAAGTTTTATTGATACATTCTGATGATATAAGAGAACAAATAAAAGAAGTTTTGTCTGCTGTTCAGTGTTCATCTGATTTATGCAGTTTTAAACCGAGATGTCCTGTTTGTAACGGAGAGATACAAAGAGTAGAAAAAGACAGTATTAAAGCACTGATTCCTGATTATGTTGTTTTTGTAGGTCATGATTTTATGGTATGTATATCCTGTGGGAAGATTTATTGGCATGGCACGCATAAAAAGAAAATAGATGAATTAAAAAGAAAAATTTTACAGGAAATTGACAGGACGCATAAAAAATAA
- the rpoC gene encoding DNA-directed RNA polymerase subunit beta' codes for MEDIYSLFQKPKNPRDFDAIRIKLASPEKIREWSYGEVKKPETINYRTFKPEPEGLFCAKIFGPVKDWECLCGKYKRMKHKGVICDKCGVEVIQSKVRRERMGHIELAAPVAHIWFVRGVPSKMGILLDLSVRQLERVIYYEDYIVIDPGDTPLKEKDILTEDEYKKKTAEYGSNFKAGMGAEAIRELLKKIDLEAVAKELKEKIEAATSNGIKRKLTKRLRVVEAFKNSGNRPEWMILDIVPVLPPELRPLVPLDGGRFASSDLNDLYRRVINRNNRLKRLMELRAPSVIIRNEKRMLQESVDTLFDNTKRSKALKAGTRRPLKSLSDMIKGKQGRFRQNLLGKRVDYSGRSVIVVGPELDMHQCGLSKTMALELFKPFVFNKLEEQGHATTIKQAKRLVEQEFPEVWDALEEVIQEHPVLLNRAPTLHRLGIQAFDPVLVEGKAIKLHPLVCTAFNADFDGDQMAVHIPLSYEAQVEARILMMSVGNLLSPANGKPIVVPTQDMVLGVYYLTKERKDAKGAGKIFADTEEVILAYQSGAVEKHAPIKVRLNGEIVETTVGRILFREIVPEGIPFQMINKELTKKEIGKLLEYVHYNFGKRDTVLFLNKLEKLGFDIATQSGISICIDDMHIPSKKAELIKEAEAQVMEVQRQYAEGLITQGERYNKVIDIWANVTEQVADEMMKELGAEKDREFTPEELAERRSFNSIFMMADSGARGSIAQIRQLAGMRGLMAKPSGGIIETPITANFREGLTPLQYFISTHGARKGLADTALKTANAGYLTRRLVDVAQDIFLVEHDCGTKDGIYITALTEGGEIVMPLEERIYGRTLAEDIKDPMTGELIAKRDTIIDQRLAKKIVDAGIDRIKIRSVLTCRTKFGVCSKCYGMDLARSEDIEIGEAIGVIAAQSIGEPGTQLTMRTFHIGGAATKIVEQAVLEAKTSGIVRFKNIHYVEKKDGSLVVLNRNAMLIITDSSGREREKYNLVYGAKIIVKEGQMVEAGQRLAEWDAYTTPIITEIGGKIALGDMVEGVTFKEETDPTTGLSHKIIIDYPATYRPRVTIKDKDGKTAKLPSGTPARYLLPAGALLMVDKGDIVEPGDILAKIPRETIKTKDITGGLPRVAELFEARRPKEAAIVSEIDGIVEFKGSQKGSRVIVVRGADETREYLIPKGKHVIVHDGDWVKAGEPLIDGSINPHSILEILGPTELQRYLVDEIQKVYRLQGVSIHDKHIEVIVTQMMKKVRVEDPGDTSFLIGDELDRVVFMEENERVIANGGRPAQAKPLLLGITKAALATESWVSAASFQETTRVLTDAAIEAKIDELRGLKENVIMGRIIPAGTGSPAYRDTLIKGEFYNNMQIEHLREENAEEN; via the coding sequence ATGGAAGATATTTATTCGCTTTTTCAAAAGCCTAAAAATCCGAGAGATTTCGATGCGATAAGAATAAAGCTGGCTTCACCTGAAAAAATAAGAGAGTGGTCATATGGAGAAGTTAAAAAACCTGAAACTATCAATTACCGAACTTTTAAACCAGAGCCAGAAGGTCTGTTCTGCGCTAAAATCTTTGGACCTGTAAAAGACTGGGAATGCTTATGCGGTAAATACAAACGAATGAAGCACAAGGGTGTTATATGCGATAAATGTGGAGTTGAAGTAATTCAATCCAAGGTAAGACGTGAAAGAATGGGACATATTGAACTTGCTGCTCCTGTGGCTCATATCTGGTTTGTTAGAGGAGTCCCAAGTAAGATGGGAATTCTACTTGACCTTTCTGTGAGGCAACTTGAACGAGTTATTTACTACGAAGACTATATTGTTATAGATCCTGGTGATACGCCATTAAAAGAAAAAGATATTCTTACAGAAGATGAATATAAGAAAAAAACAGCAGAATATGGTAGCAACTTCAAAGCAGGAATGGGAGCAGAAGCTATAAGAGAACTTCTTAAAAAAATTGATCTTGAAGCAGTTGCGAAAGAACTCAAAGAAAAAATCGAAGCTGCTACTTCAAATGGGATTAAAAGAAAGCTTACCAAAAGACTTAGAGTGGTTGAAGCATTTAAAAATTCTGGTAATCGTCCTGAGTGGATGATACTTGATATTGTTCCAGTGCTTCCTCCAGAGCTGAGACCTCTTGTCCCTCTTGATGGTGGTAGATTTGCATCTTCTGATTTAAATGATCTTTATCGAAGAGTTATAAACAGAAATAACAGATTAAAAAGGCTCATGGAGCTTAGAGCTCCAAGCGTGATTATCAGAAATGAAAAAAGGATGCTTCAGGAATCTGTTGATACACTTTTTGACAATACAAAACGTTCAAAGGCTTTGAAAGCAGGAACACGCAGGCCTCTTAAATCCTTGAGCGATATGATAAAGGGTAAACAAGGAAGATTCAGACAGAATTTACTTGGCAAAAGAGTTGATTATTCTGGCAGGTCAGTTATTGTTGTTGGTCCTGAACTTGATATGCATCAATGTGGATTATCAAAAACCATGGCTCTGGAGTTATTTAAACCATTTGTGTTTAATAAACTTGAAGAACAAGGTCATGCTACAACAATTAAACAGGCCAAGAGACTTGTTGAACAGGAATTCCCAGAAGTATGGGATGCTCTAGAAGAAGTTATTCAGGAACATCCAGTACTTTTAAACAGAGCTCCAACTCTTCACAGACTTGGTATTCAGGCCTTTGATCCTGTTCTGGTGGAAGGAAAGGCGATAAAACTTCATCCTCTCGTGTGCACAGCTTTTAATGCTGATTTCGATGGTGACCAGATGGCGGTTCACATACCTCTTTCATATGAAGCACAGGTTGAAGCAAGAATATTGATGATGTCAGTGGGTAATCTTCTTTCTCCTGCAAATGGAAAACCAATAGTTGTTCCAACTCAGGACATGGTTCTTGGAGTATATTATCTTACAAAAGAAAGGAAAGATGCTAAAGGAGCAGGTAAGATTTTTGCAGACACCGAAGAAGTGATTCTTGCCTATCAGAGTGGAGCGGTGGAGAAACATGCTCCAATAAAGGTTAGATTAAATGGTGAGATTGTTGAAACTACTGTAGGCAGAATTTTATTTAGAGAGATTGTTCCTGAAGGCATTCCATTTCAGATGATTAACAAAGAACTGACAAAAAAAGAAATAGGTAAACTGCTTGAATACGTTCATTATAATTTTGGAAAGAGAGATACAGTTTTATTTTTGAATAAACTTGAAAAATTAGGTTTTGATATTGCAACACAATCAGGTATTTCTATATGCATTGATGACATGCATATACCGTCAAAAAAAGCAGAATTAATCAAAGAAGCAGAAGCTCAGGTAATGGAAGTACAGAGACAGTATGCAGAAGGATTGATAACACAAGGTGAAAGATATAATAAGGTAATAGATATCTGGGCAAATGTTACAGAACAGGTAGCTGATGAGATGATGAAAGAGCTTGGTGCAGAAAAAGACAGAGAGTTTACACCAGAAGAGCTGGCAGAAAGAAGATCGTTTAATAGCATATTCATGATGGCGGATTCAGGTGCTCGTGGTAGTATCGCTCAGATAAGACAGCTGGCTGGTATGAGAGGATTAATGGCAAAACCATCTGGCGGGATTATCGAGACACCTATTACAGCTAATTTCAGAGAAGGGTTAACACCACTTCAATATTTTATATCCACGCATGGCGCAAGAAAGGGACTGGCAGATACAGCATTAAAAACAGCAAATGCCGGTTATTTAACAAGAAGACTAGTGGATGTTGCACAGGATATATTTCTTGTAGAACATGATTGCGGAACAAAAGACGGGATATATATTACTGCACTTACGGAGGGTGGCGAGATTGTTATGCCTCTTGAGGAAAGAATATATGGCAGAACATTGGCAGAAGACATAAAAGATCCCATGACAGGCGAGCTTATTGCAAAAAGGGATACAATAATCGACCAGAGACTTGCAAAGAAGATTGTAGATGCAGGCATTGATAGAATAAAGATTCGTTCAGTTCTTACATGCAGAACAAAATTTGGTGTTTGTTCTAAATGTTATGGAATGGATCTTGCAAGAAGTGAAGATATTGAAATAGGTGAAGCAATAGGTGTTATAGCTGCGCAGTCCATTGGAGAGCCGGGAACTCAGCTTACAATGAGAACATTCCATATAGGAGGAGCAGCAACAAAAATTGTTGAACAGGCTGTGCTTGAAGCTAAAACTTCAGGAATAGTAAGATTTAAAAACATTCATTATGTTGAAAAGAAAGATGGTTCACTGGTTGTTCTTAATAGAAATGCCATGCTTATCATTACAGACTCATCAGGAAGGGAACGAGAAAAATACAATCTTGTATATGGAGCTAAAATTATTGTTAAAGAAGGTCAAATGGTTGAAGCAGGTCAGAGATTAGCTGAATGGGATGCCTACACCACGCCAATTATTACTGAAATAGGAGGCAAAATCGCTCTTGGCGATATGGTGGAAGGTGTTACATTTAAAGAAGAAACTGATCCAACCACAGGACTTTCTCATAAAATAATAATTGATTATCCTGCAACTTACAGACCTCGTGTTACTATAAAAGACAAAGATGGTAAAACCGCTAAACTTCCTTCAGGAACGCCTGCGAGATATCTTCTACCAGCAGGTGCACTTTTAATGGTTGATAAAGGTGATATTGTAGAGCCAGGAGATATTCTTGCAAAAATCCCTAGAGAAACTATAAAAACAAAAGATATAACAGGAGGGTTACCAAGAGTAGCAGAGCTTTTTGAGGCAAGAAGACCAAAAGAAGCAGCCATTGTCAGTGAAATAGACGGCATAGTTGAGTTTAAAGGAAGCCAGAAAGGTTCAAGAGTCATAGTTGTAAGAGGGGCTGATGAAACAAGAGAATATCTTATTCCAAAGGGTAAACATGTAATTGTGCACGATGGAGACTGGGTTAAAGCTGGAGAACCATTAATAGATGGCTCTATAAATCCTCATAGCATCCTTGAGATTCTAGGTCCAACAGAACTGCAGAGATACCTTGTTGATGAAATTCAGAAAGTATACAGACTTCAGGGAGTTTCAATTCATGATAAACACATTGAAGTGATTGTCACGCAGATGATGAAAAAGGTAAGAGTAGAAGACCCTGGTGATACATCATTCTTAATTGGGGATGAACTTGATAGAGTGGTATTCATGGAGGAAAACGAGAGGGTTATAGCTAATGGCGGACGGCCTGCACAGGCAAAACCTCTTTTGCTTGGAATTACTAAAGCAGCTCTTGCAACAGAATCATGGGTTTCAGCGGCTTCATTCCAGGAAACCACAAGAGTGCTTACTGATGCAGCAATTGAAGCAAAGATTGATGAACTGAGAGGATTAAAAGAGAATGTCATTATGGGAAGAATTATTCCAGCTGGAACAGGTTCCCCTGCGTACAGGGATACACTAATAAAAGGTGAGTTCTACAATAATATGCAGATAGAACACTTAAGAGAAGAGAATGCTGAAGAAAATTGA
- the rpoB gene encoding DNA-directed RNA polymerase subunit beta codes for MIKPLRERINFGKVPPLLEVPYLLEFQRKSFDKFLQKDIPPYDRVEEGLQAALNSVFPISDYNGTTTIEFISYSVGESKLTPYECMVKGLTYSVPIKMKMRLNIWDKDDEGKKFLKESREQEVFLGDLPMMTETGSFIINGVERVVVSQLHRSPGVYFAPDRSKSRISGRFLYSARIIPVRGSWLDFEFDSKDLLYVRIDKRKKLPATIVLKALGYTNEDLLKIFYPIEEINIKDDHTYTRVISDILTGLRTKIDLYSPDGKDILVKEGSKITKYSLKKMKDLGIQEIPILKEEIIGRISLSDIVDPETGEVIVDSNKEITEEAFYRIISAKIQKIQLLFIDNVNYLPSLRETLLTDKVDNKKSALKEIYKKLRPGEPATEEAAEELFYGLFFDPKRYDLSSVGRLKLNQKLGLDIPLDVRVLTDKDIIEIVKYLLNLRTGKGEVDDIDHLGNRRVRGVGELLENQFRIGLVRMERAIKEKMTITDVETAMPHDVINTKPVMAAVKEFFSTSQLSQFMDQTNPLSEITHKRRLSALGPGGLTRERAGFEVRDVHPTHYGRICPIETPEGPNIGLITSLATYARINEFGFIESPYRKVVNGKVSNEIQYLSALESENYIIAEATTPVDRNGNLIGETVFARVKGDFKMVSSQEVQYMDVSPKQIVSLSASLIPFLENDDANRALMGSNMQRQAVPLVHTEAPIVGTGMELYAARDSGWLIVAKRAGIIENVDSTRIVVRVTEEGGGVDIYNLVKFHKSNQGTCLTQKPIVRVGQQVERGTILADGPCMDKGELALGRNVLVAFMPWGGYNFEDAILVSERLVKEDVYTSIHIDEFEIECRDTKLGPEEITREIPNVNEELLKNLDEDGIIRIGAKVKAGDILVGKVTPKGERVLTPEEKLLYAIFGEKAEDVKESCLYVPPGIEGVVIDVKILTRKGKEKSRRAQSIEDEEIKRIERDREDEIRILKESKASRIRKILKNKVVLEDVKKGDKLLCAKGKALKENVVNLLDVNQLLKLKVEDPDVKLEVSRVNKEVEQNIKQIYAKYNEKIERIKKGDELPPSVNQMVKVFIAMKRKIQVGDKMAGRHGNKGVVSMVLPEEDMPYLEDGTPVDMVLNPLGVPSRMNIGQILETHLGLAAKALGFYVATPVFEGAKESEIEEMLTKAGFATTGQVTLYDGKTGEPFERTVTVGQMYMIKLHHLVADKIHARSIGPYSLVTQQPLGGKAQFGGQRLGEMEVWALEAYGAAYTLQEFLTVKSDDISGRTRMYEAIVKGHPVLEPGVPESFNVLIKELQSLCLDVELLEKKKKS; via the coding sequence ATGATAAAGCCTTTAAGAGAGAGAATAAATTTTGGGAAGGTACCTCCACTTCTGGAGGTGCCTTATCTTTTGGAATTTCAGAGAAAATCCTTTGATAAATTTCTTCAAAAAGATATTCCCCCTTACGACAGAGTTGAAGAAGGACTTCAGGCAGCTTTAAACAGTGTTTTTCCTATAAGTGATTATAATGGAACAACTACAATAGAGTTTATTTCATACTCAGTTGGTGAATCAAAATTAACTCCTTATGAATGCATGGTTAAAGGGCTTACTTATTCTGTTCCAATTAAAATGAAAATGCGTTTGAACATCTGGGATAAGGATGATGAGGGGAAAAAGTTTCTTAAAGAATCCAGAGAACAGGAAGTGTTTCTTGGTGATTTACCCATGATGACCGAGACAGGTAGCTTTATAATAAACGGAGTTGAGCGAGTTGTAGTTAGTCAGCTACACAGGTCTCCGGGTGTTTATTTTGCACCTGATAGAAGCAAAAGCAGGATAAGCGGTAGATTTCTTTATTCAGCGAGAATTATTCCTGTAAGAGGTTCGTGGCTTGATTTTGAGTTTGATTCAAAAGATCTTCTATATGTAAGAATTGATAAGAGAAAAAAACTTCCAGCTACAATTGTTCTCAAGGCACTTGGATATACAAACGAAGATTTGCTCAAGATTTTTTATCCTATTGAGGAAATCAATATAAAAGATGATCACACTTATACAAGAGTTATAAGCGATATCTTAACAGGTCTTAGAACAAAAATTGATCTCTATAGTCCTGATGGGAAAGATATTCTGGTAAAGGAAGGAAGTAAAATAACTAAATATTCATTAAAAAAGATGAAAGACCTGGGAATTCAGGAAATACCAATTTTGAAAGAAGAAATAATTGGACGAATAAGTCTTTCAGATATTGTTGATCCTGAAACTGGTGAGGTAATAGTTGACAGCAACAAAGAGATCACAGAAGAAGCTTTTTACAGAATTATATCTGCTAAAATTCAAAAAATACAGTTACTTTTTATAGATAATGTTAATTATCTTCCATCTCTAAGAGAGACATTACTTACTGATAAAGTTGATAATAAAAAGTCTGCATTAAAAGAGATATATAAGAAGTTGAGACCTGGAGAACCTGCCACTGAGGAAGCTGCTGAAGAACTTTTTTATGGATTATTTTTTGATCCTAAAAGATATGACCTTTCTTCTGTAGGAAGACTTAAATTAAATCAGAAGTTAGGACTTGATATCCCACTTGATGTGAGAGTGCTAACTGATAAAGATATTATTGAAATTGTTAAATATTTGCTAAATCTTAGGACAGGCAAGGGAGAAGTTGATGATATAGATCATCTCGGAAATAGAAGAGTTAGAGGTGTTGGTGAACTTTTAGAAAATCAGTTTCGTATCGGACTGGTAAGAATGGAGAGAGCAATTAAGGAAAAGATGACAATTACTGATGTTGAGACAGCAATGCCCCATGATGTAATAAACACTAAGCCTGTAATGGCTGCTGTGAAAGAGTTTTTCAGTACAAGTCAGTTAAGTCAGTTTATGGATCAGACAAATCCATTAAGTGAAATAACACATAAACGAAGATTAAGCGCTCTTGGACCAGGAGGACTCACACGTGAAAGAGCAGGATTTGAAGTAAGGGATGTTCATCCAACTCATTATGGAAGAATATGTCCTATAGAGACTCCAGAGGGACCCAACATTGGACTGATAACTTCTCTAGCAACATATGCAAGAATTAATGAATTCGGTTTTATAGAATCTCCATACCGTAAAGTTGTTAATGGTAAAGTCTCAAATGAGATCCAATATTTGAGCGCTCTTGAAAGTGAAAATTATATTATTGCAGAGGCAACAACTCCTGTTGATAGAAATGGTAATCTTATTGGAGAAACAGTATTTGCTCGTGTTAAAGGTGATTTCAAGATGGTTTCTTCTCAAGAAGTACAGTATATGGATGTATCTCCAAAGCAGATAGTTAGTTTATCTGCTTCTTTAATTCCTTTTCTTGAAAATGATGATGCAAACAGGGCATTAATGGGTTCAAATATGCAAAGACAGGCTGTTCCTCTTGTTCATACTGAAGCTCCAATAGTTGGCACAGGGATGGAGTTATACGCTGCAAGAGACTCAGGATGGCTGATAGTTGCTAAAAGGGCAGGCATAATAGAAAATGTTGATTCTACCAGAATTGTTGTAAGAGTTACAGAAGAAGGTGGTGGTGTTGATATATACAATCTTGTAAAGTTTCATAAATCCAATCAGGGGACCTGTCTAACGCAGAAACCTATTGTAAGGGTCGGTCAGCAGGTTGAAAGAGGTACAATTCTTGCCGATGGTCCATGTATGGATAAAGGTGAACTTGCACTTGGTCGAAATGTGCTTGTTGCATTTATGCCATGGGGCGGATATAACTTCGAAGATGCTATATTAGTTAGTGAGAGACTTGTAAAAGAAGATGTTTATACTTCTATTCATATAGATGAATTTGAAATTGAGTGCAGAGATACCAAACTTGGTCCTGAAGAGATTACGAGAGAAATTCCAAATGTCAATGAAGAACTTCTTAAAAATCTTGATGAAGATGGAATTATCAGAATTGGTGCGAAAGTTAAAGCTGGCGATATTCTTGTTGGTAAAGTAACACCCAAGGGAGAGAGGGTTCTTACACCAGAAGAAAAACTCCTTTATGCGATCTTTGGAGAAAAAGCAGAAGATGTTAAGGAAAGCTGTTTATATGTTCCTCCAGGAATCGAGGGAGTTGTCATTGATGTTAAAATTTTGACCAGAAAAGGCAAAGAGAAATCCAGAAGAGCACAGTCTATAGAAGATGAGGAGATTAAAAGAATAGAAAGAGACAGAGAAGATGAGATAAGAATCTTAAAAGAGTCAAAAGCCAGCAGAATCAGAAAAATTCTTAAAAATAAAGTTGTACTTGAAGATGTAAAGAAGGGTGATAAGCTACTCTGTGCAAAAGGAAAGGCTCTTAAAGAAAATGTTGTAAATCTTCTTGATGTAAATCAATTGCTTAAACTTAAGGTAGAAGACCCTGATGTTAAACTTGAGGTAAGCAGGGTTAATAAAGAGGTAGAACAGAATATAAAACAGATTTATGCAAAATACAATGAAAAAATTGAAAGAATAAAAAAAGGAGATGAACTTCCACCCAGCGTTAATCAGATGGTCAAAGTTTTTATTGCTATGAAAAGAAAAATACAGGTTGGAGATAAGATGGCAGGTAGGCATGGAAATAAAGGTGTTGTTTCCATGGTTTTACCTGAAGAGGATATGCCGTATCTTGAAGATGGGACACCTGTTGATATGGTACTCAATCCACTTGGAGTTCCATCAAGAATGAACATAGGTCAGATTCTTGAAACACACCTTGGTCTTGCTGCAAAGGCTTTAGGTTTTTATGTCGCAACTCCTGTTTTTGAAGGTGCTAAAGAATCTGAAATAGAGGAAATGCTAACAAAAGCTGGATTTGCAACAACAGGTCAGGTAACTCTTTATGATGGCAAAACTGGTGAGCCATTTGAAAGGACAGTTACAGTTGGACAGATGTACATGATTAAACTACATCATCTTGTTGCAGATAAAATTCATGCTCGCTCTATAGGTCCTTACTCTTTAGTTACTCAACAGCCTCTTGGAGGTAAGGCACAATTTGGAGGGCAAAGACTTGGAGAGATGGAAGTATGGGCACTAGAAGCATATGGAGCAGCGTATACACTCCAGGAGTTTTTAACTGTAAAGAGTGATGACATATCAGGTAGAACTCGTATGTATGAGGCTATTGTTAAAGGTCATCCAGTACTTGAACCAGGAGTGCCGGAATCATTTAATGTGTTAATCAAAGAGCTTCAGAGTCTCTGTCTTGATGTGGAACTTCTTGAGAAGAAGAAAAAAAGTTGA
- the rplL gene encoding 50S ribosomal protein L7/L12, with translation MMAITKEEVFQFFDNLTILELSQFIKEFEERYGVTAAAPVAVAAAGAPAAAQAAQAVEEKTSFDVILKAAGDKKIQVIKVVRELTGLGLKEAKDLVDGAPKPVKTGVSKEEAETIKAKLEAEGATVEVQ, from the coding sequence ATTATGGCAATTACAAAAGAAGAGGTTTTTCAGTTTTTTGATAATCTTACAATTCTTGAATTAAGTCAATTTATCAAAGAATTTGAGGAAAGATACGGAGTAACAGCAGCAGCTCCGGTTGCAGTAGCAGCAGCGGGTGCTCCTGCAGCAGCACAGGCAGCACAGGCAGTTGAGGAAAAAACAAGCTTTGATGTAATCTTAAAGGCTGCAGGAGACAAGAAAATTCAAGTAATTAAAGTTGTAAGGGAACTAACAGGGCTTGGACTTAAAGAAGCTAAAGACCTGGTTGACGGTGCTCCGAAACCTGTAAAAACAGGTGTCTCTAAGGAAGAAGCTGAAACTATTAAAGCAAAACTTGAAGCTGAAGGTGCAACAGTAGAAGTACAGTAA
- the rplJ gene encoding 50S ribosomal protein L10, translating into MHCCPGKEDNLITTKEAKKKRVEEISQRLAKAKSFILTDFQGLTVAEISDLRQKIKESGGEYRVCKNTLLGIALKDAPFKEHLKSSLEGCTGVVFGYDDPVVIVKKALDFSEKNEKLKLKQGVVEGNVYSAAELKEISKLPSKNVLLGMLVGAMSSPLTKMAYAMQAVNTKLLYALESLKNKKA; encoded by the coding sequence CTGCACTGCTGTCCGGGAAAGGAGGATAATCTGATTACCACAAAAGAAGCAAAAAAGAAAAGGGTTGAAGAAATTTCTCAACGGTTAGCAAAAGCTAAATCATTCATTTTAACTGATTTTCAGGGGTTAACAGTAGCTGAAATTTCGGATTTAAGGCAGAAAATTAAAGAGTCCGGTGGAGAATATAGAGTATGCAAAAATACTCTTCTGGGAATAGCACTTAAAGATGCGCCTTTTAAAGAACATTTGAAAAGTTCTTTAGAGGGATGTACTGGTGTAGTTTTTGGTTATGATGATCCAGTTGTGATAGTTAAAAAGGCTCTTGATTTTTCTGAAAAAAATGAAAAATTAAAACTTAAACAGGGTGTTGTTGAGGGTAATGTATATTCTGCAGCAGAACTCAAAGAGATATCCAAGTTACCTTCAAAGAATGTTCTACTTGGAATGCTGGTTGGTGCAATGAGTTCTCCACTTACCAAAATGGCTTATGCGATGCAGGCAGTAAATACTAAATTGCTTTATGCATTAGAATCGTTAAAAAATAAGAAAGCTTAA
- the rplA gene encoding 50S ribosomal protein L1, translated as MSKKLAAVKEKLDTTKEYTLEEAIDFLKENSFAKFDETVEMAINLGVDPKKSDQVVRGTVVLPHGTGKQVRVLVFAKGEKEKEAEEAGADYVGAEDLIEKIQQGWLEFDRVIATPDMMGQVGKLGKILGPRGLMPNPKLGTVTFDVGRAVKEAKGGKIEYRTDKGGVVHVPIGKLSFDREKLVENAMAVLKSIIKAKPPTSKGKYIKKVTLSSTMGPGLKINISELKL; from the coding sequence ATGAGCAAAAAATTGGCTGCTGTTAAGGAAAAATTAGACACTACAAAAGAGTATACTCTAGAAGAGGCAATAGATTTTCTTAAAGAGAATAGTTTCGCAAAATTTGATGAGACTGTAGAGATGGCGATAAATTTAGGTGTTGATCCTAAAAAATCCGATCAGGTTGTACGAGGCACTGTAGTTCTTCCTCATGGAACAGGTAAACAGGTTAGAGTTCTGGTTTTTGCGAAAGGAGAAAAGGAAAAAGAAGCAGAAGAAGCTGGAGCGGATTATGTTGGAGCAGAAGATTTAATTGAGAAAATTCAACAGGGCTGGCTTGAGTTTGATAGAGTAATTGCAACACCTGATATGATGGGGCAGGTTGGTAAACTTGGTAAAATTCTGGGTCCGAGAGGGTTAATGCCAAATCCAAAGTTAGGTACTGTAACATTCGATGTTGGAAGAGCGGTGAAAGAGGCTAAGGGAGGTAAGATTGAATACAGAACTGACAAAGGTGGAGTTGTTCATGTTCCTATTGGTAAACTGTCTTTTGACAGAGAAAAGCTTGTTGAAAATGCGATGGCAGTTTTGAAGTCAATAATTAAGGCAAAACCTCCGACATCAAAAGGTAAATATATTAAAAAAGTTACATTGTCTTCTACAATGGGACCTGGGTTAAAAATAAACATATCTGAGTTGAAACTTTAA
- the rplK gene encoding 50S ribosomal protein L11 encodes MAQKEVTAQVKLVIPAGKANPAPPVGPALGPHGINIMEFCKQFNAQTQNMGETLIPVVLTIYKDRSFTFILKTPPTSELIKKAAGIIKGSGLPGKEKVGSLTIKQIEEIAKTKLPDLNTVSIESAMKMVIGTAKSMGVEIRG; translated from the coding sequence ATGGCACAAAAAGAAGTAACAGCACAGGTAAAACTTGTTATACCAGCAGGTAAAGCAAATCCTGCTCCGCCTGTGGGGCCAGCTCTTGGTCCACATGGAATTAATATTATGGAATTTTGTAAACAGTTTAATGCTCAAACCCAAAACATGGGTGAGACTCTTATTCCAGTTGTATTAACTATTTATAAAGACAGATCATTTACGTTTATTCTCAAAACACCTCCAACATCTGAGCTTATTAAAAAGGCTGCTGGAATAATAAAAGGTTCTGGATTACCAGGTAAAGAAAAAGTTGGTTCTTTGACCATAAAACAGATAGAAGAAATAGCCAAAACAAAACTGCCTGATTTAAATACCGTATCTATTGAATCCGCAATGAAAATGGTAATTGGTACTGCAAAAAGCATGGGTGTAGAGATAAGGGGGTAA